The following coding sequences are from one Salvelinus namaycush isolate Seneca chromosome 23, SaNama_1.0, whole genome shotgun sequence window:
- the LOC120018302 gene encoding RING-box protein 2-like: MAKMEDGEEPGLIHSHSSTSGSKSSSDKMFSLKKWNAVAMWSWDVECDTCAICRVQVMDACLRCQAENKQEDCVVVWGECNHSFHNCCMSLWVKQNNRCPLCQQDWVVQRIGK; this comes from the exons ATGGCAAAGATGGAAGACGGTGAAGAGCCGGGTTTAATTCACTCTCACAGCTCTACTTCGGGGTCAAAATCGAGCAGTGACAAGATGTTTTCCCTCAAGAAATGGAATGCTGTGGCAATGTGGAGCTGGGATGTGGAGTGCGATACATGCGCCATCTGTAGGGTCCAAGTTATGG ACGCATGCTTGCGGTGTCAGGCTGAAAATAAACAAGAGGACTGTGTCG TGGTATGGGGAGAGTGCAACCACTCTTTCCACAATTGCTGCATGTCTCTCTGGGTGAAGCAGAACAATCGCTGTCCACTGTGCCAGCAGGACTGGGTCGTACAGAGAATCGGCAAATGA